A window of the Tessaracoccus sp. MC1865 genome harbors these coding sequences:
- a CDS encoding mandelate racemase/muconate lactonizing enzyme family protein — MSSSRNDAGSGPDLRIARIKTVPIIAPLAREFRGSHYHMTHRATLIVQVITDGGIVGEAYAGDEDKTLLDIEAIVHNEIAPALVGQDALRTEKCWDLMYPVTFDILRDRRLGLVAIGAVDAAIWDAVGKALGQPLWRLWGGFRNEVPLVAIGGYYGEPLGTIPEEIRYYKDAGLAGMKFKVGGASPEEDARRVEAARAAAGDDFVLTVDANNGYTVPQAVEFTTRVADLGIRWFEEPVQWHNDLRSLRDVRYRTTIPICAGQSEMSPSGCRDLMQTGSIDVCNFDASWSGGPTQWRRTAAIALSYDVQMGHHEEPQVSTHLIASQPHGTYAECFHPDRDPFWWHLITNRPPLENGHLILSDDPGLGWQLDWDYIDKYRLDKH; from the coding sequence GTGAGCTCATCCCGCAATGACGCAGGGTCCGGTCCGGATCTGAGGATCGCCCGTATCAAGACGGTGCCGATCATCGCTCCGCTTGCCCGGGAGTTCCGCGGCAGCCACTACCACATGACGCACAGGGCGACGCTGATCGTGCAGGTGATCACCGACGGCGGGATCGTGGGGGAGGCCTACGCCGGAGACGAGGACAAGACGCTCCTCGACATCGAGGCGATCGTCCACAACGAGATCGCTCCTGCTCTCGTCGGACAGGACGCGCTGCGGACAGAGAAGTGCTGGGACCTCATGTATCCGGTGACCTTCGACATCCTCCGTGATCGTCGTCTGGGGCTCGTGGCCATCGGCGCAGTCGACGCCGCTATCTGGGACGCGGTGGGCAAGGCTCTGGGTCAGCCCCTGTGGCGGCTCTGGGGCGGATTCCGGAACGAAGTACCGCTGGTGGCCATTGGTGGCTACTACGGTGAGCCGCTCGGGACGATCCCCGAGGAGATCCGGTACTACAAGGACGCCGGTCTGGCAGGCATGAAGTTCAAGGTCGGCGGCGCGTCCCCCGAGGAGGATGCGCGACGGGTCGAGGCGGCCAGGGCGGCGGCCGGCGACGACTTCGTCCTCACAGTTGATGCCAACAACGGGTACACGGTTCCCCAGGCGGTGGAGTTCACCACCCGGGTTGCTGACCTCGGCATCCGCTGGTTCGAGGAGCCGGTGCAGTGGCACAACGATCTGCGCAGCCTCCGGGATGTTCGCTACCGCACGACCATCCCGATCTGTGCTGGCCAGAGCGAGATGTCGCCGTCGGGATGCCGCGACCTGATGCAGACGGGATCGATCGATGTGTGCAACTTCGATGCCAGTTGGTCCGGGGGACCGACCCAGTGGCGTCGGACCGCAGCAATCGCACTGTCCTACGACGTCCAGATGGGCCACCACGAGGAACCTCAGGTCTCCACCCACCTCATTGCCAGTCAGCCGCACGGCACGTATGCGGAGTGTTTCCACCCGGACCGCGACCCCTTCTGGTGGCACCTCATCACCAACCGGCCGCCTCTCGAGAACGGCCATCTGATCCTGAGTGATGACCCTGGGCTGGGCTGGCAGCTCGACTGGGACTACATCGACAAGTACCGACTGGACAAACACTGA
- a CDS encoding L-rhamnose mutarotase, producing MERLLFIMRIKPGMEREYERRHDAVWPALLRDLHDAGFRNYSLFRRDLEVYAYAECHPDAEDALAAIGRSATNAEWGAWFTDVLEALPDDAGLTRADEVWHMDESLAAASDSNDPSRPGR from the coding sequence ATGGAGCGACTCCTTTTCATCATGAGGATCAAGCCCGGCATGGAGCGCGAGTATGAGCGCAGACATGACGCGGTCTGGCCCGCTCTACTGCGCGATCTGCACGACGCCGGCTTCCGCAACTACTCGTTGTTCCGGCGCGATCTCGAGGTTTACGCCTACGCCGAATGCCACCCCGACGCCGAGGATGCGTTGGCGGCGATCGGCCGCTCTGCCACGAACGCCGAATGGGGTGCGTGGTTCACAGATGTGCTCGAAGCGCTCCCAGACGACGCAGGTCTGACGAGGGCCGATGAAGTCTGGCACATGGATGAGTCGCTTGCGGCAGCCAGCGACTCCAACGATCCGTCCCGCCCGGGCCGGTGA
- a CDS encoding sugar ABC transporter substrate-binding protein, whose translation MFIRPLNKALVSAAAALALATLAACGGETTDNTTPPVETAAEETSPVAPAEETTPASPGEESSPAEGETTDEASPSESESPSGEAEFVEFREAEPGSGEGMKIGLIALNDTIPFSKLVSDSIKEQAEKAGAELVFCDSKLDAATALDCAKNFATQGVEGYLNFQPVSDAAQSICDAGPDVPVIAIDIAQGDCQDAFMGANNSRAGFVAGEGLGNFMKEQFDCEYDAYVSLEDLGVGEVNTLRMDGIREGFQSVCEGELKNERVLDAGRQDIALTKFGDTLTALPGMERIIVVGINDDSVLGAYAAARTAGRGEHLYMAGMGADPTAHCEIANNPNWAGDAAFFPERYGEIGVPYLIDLINGEEVPENLLVNHIFVNKDNVSEFYDVSGC comes from the coding sequence GTGTTCATCCGACCGTTGAATAAGGCTCTGGTCAGCGCCGCCGCTGCCCTCGCCCTCGCCACCCTCGCCGCCTGTGGCGGGGAGACCACCGACAACACCACACCTCCGGTGGAGACCGCCGCTGAGGAGACCTCTCCCGTCGCGCCCGCGGAGGAGACCACCCCTGCCTCCCCGGGAGAAGAGAGCTCCCCCGCAGAGGGGGAGACCACCGACGAAGCCTCGCCGAGCGAGAGCGAGTCGCCCTCCGGGGAAGCCGAGTTCGTCGAGTTCCGCGAAGCCGAGCCCGGCAGCGGAGAAGGCATGAAGATCGGCCTCATCGCCCTGAACGACACGATCCCGTTCAGCAAGTTGGTCTCGGACTCGATCAAGGAGCAGGCCGAGAAGGCAGGCGCCGAACTGGTGTTCTGTGATTCGAAGCTCGACGCCGCCACCGCCCTCGACTGTGCGAAGAACTTCGCGACCCAGGGAGTGGAGGGCTACCTCAACTTCCAGCCGGTCTCCGATGCGGCGCAGTCGATCTGCGACGCAGGCCCTGATGTACCCGTGATCGCCATCGACATCGCCCAGGGCGACTGTCAGGACGCCTTCATGGGTGCCAACAACAGCCGCGCGGGATTCGTCGCGGGTGAGGGACTCGGCAACTTCATGAAAGAGCAGTTCGACTGTGAGTACGACGCGTACGTGTCTCTTGAGGATCTCGGCGTGGGTGAGGTCAATACTCTGCGCATGGATGGCATCCGTGAAGGCTTCCAGTCCGTTTGCGAGGGTGAGTTGAAGAACGAGCGCGTGCTCGACGCCGGTCGTCAGGACATCGCCCTGACAAAATTCGGCGACACGCTCACTGCGCTGCCGGGTATGGAGCGCATCATCGTCGTGGGCATCAACGACGACTCCGTCCTGGGTGCCTATGCTGCGGCGCGCACCGCGGGACGCGGAGAGCACCTCTACATGGCAGGCATGGGGGCTGACCCCACGGCGCACTGTGAGATCGCGAACAACCCGAACTGGGCCGGCGACGCCGCGTTCTTCCCCGAGCGCTACGGAGAAATCGGCGTGCCTTACCTGATCGACCTGATCAATGGTGAGGAAGTTCCGGAGAACCTCCTCGTCAACCACATCTTCGTGAACAAGGACAACGTGTCCGAGTTCTACGACGTGAGCGGCTGCTGA